The sequence below is a genomic window from Acidilobus saccharovorans 345-15.
GCACCCACGGCGACGACGCCGGGTAGTAGAGCGAGCCCAGGGGCCCGTAGGGGTAGAGGCTTCCGTTGTTTCCAGTGGGCGCTACAAAGGTTATTCCCTCGGCGGCCCCAAGGGCGAAGTAGGCGTCCGCCAGGTAGAAGTTGAAGAGGTAGAAGCCGTAGCCCAGGTAGTTGACAAGGCCCTCGGGGGCCCCGAAGGGGATAAGAACTACCGGCGTCGCGTTCAGCTGGTCCACCTCTGCGGCTATAGCCGAGAAGGGGAGCCCCTGCCAGGCAGCATATATTACAATTGGAGAGCCCGGGGCCATGGAGTGCACTGCCTCGGCCAGGGCCTCGGCCTCCTCGGCCCACCCGGAGTAGAGCCCCAGGTTAGGGTCGTAGGGGCCTACGGGCACGTATGACATGGAGGCCCCCGGCAGCCCGTAGGCGGCGTCGAAGGCCCTCAGCTCGTCCTCAAGCAGGGGGTCGCCGTAGTAAGTGACTATGCCGACGGGCACCCCGGAGCCAGTCATGTTGCCAACGCCGTATGCCTCCCTGAGCTCGCCCGGCCCGACGCCCTGAAGGCCTGAGGTCAGGCCAAGGGGCTGGAGCGTGAAGTTCGAGGCGTATACGTAGCCCATGCCCGGCACGTATGAGGCGTAGACGAAGTACTCACGGCCCATGTAGCTGAAGTACCTGGCCTGGCCGCCGAAGTCCTCCTCGAGCTGCCCGAGGCGGGCCCCGAAGAGTATCATGGAGCCCTCCAGGACGCCCAGCACCCTGAAGCCCATGCCCTGCAGCAGGGAGGCGTTGCCGCTCACCTGGGACGGAGGGGGGAGCACCAGGGAGAGCATGGTCGAGTTCATCAGGTGGCCGTAGAGTGGGTTGCCCGGCGTCGACGAGGCCTCGGCGTAGAGGAAGACTAGGCCCAGGTCCCTGAGGGGCACGTAAAGCACGGCCACCGTCTCGGGCCCCTGGGACGAGGCCACTGGCAGCGAGGGAATCGCTGAGATTACCATGAGGGCCACGAGCGCCAGGACCAGCCCCTTGGCCAAGTTCATGGGCTGCACCGAATGTTATGGCGAGGAACAAATGTAATAAGGGTTAGCCTCCTTTCCTTTAGCCCGCCAAGGCTAGGGCTTGGCCTACTTTAATACCGTTTAGGCCGCGTCTGCATACACGATAAAATACTTTTAGCCACCCCATGTTAACACCTAGAGACAGAAAGGGGTTTCCTTTGGACGCAGCTGTGGAGGTCAGGGGCTGAGGGCTGGCTACTTAACCTAGGACGGCGGCTACGTCAGGGTCCTCAGGGGCGTGGACCTCGACGTCCCCAGGGGGCATAACCGGCGTGGTGGGCGAGTCGGGGTCCGGCAAGTCAACGCTCGCCAATATAATGGTCGGCCTCGTCAAGCTCCCCCTCGTCGTAGAGTCCGGCTCAGTGATGATAGAGGGCAAGGTGGACGTCCTGAGGGCCTCCCAGGAGGAGCTCAACAGGGTCAGGGGCACAGTTATCTATCAGCTACGTGCCCCAGGCCGCCCAGAACTCCCTGAACCCGGTGAGGAAGGTCAAGGACACCATAAAGGACATACTGGCCTCCCACGGCATTGACTACGAGGAGCACGTGGACCTGGTCCTTGACACCCTCCAGGAGGTGGGGCTGGCCAGGGACAAGCAGGTGCTTGAGCTCTTCCCGTTCCAGATGTCGGGGGCATGAAGCAGAGGCTCATACTTGCCATGGCCCTCATGCTCAACCCGAGGATAGTTGTAATGGACGAGCCCACCACAGGCCTTGACGTAGTGACGCAGCACGACATACTCAGACTGATAAGGAGGGTGCAGAGGCAGAGGGACCTCACAATGGTTTTCATAAGCCACGACATAGCCACGGTGGGCTACATAACTGACAGGGTCTATGTGATGAAGGAGGGGAGAATCGTGGAGGAGGGTCCGACAGAGGAGGTGCTCACCCACCCAAGGCATGAGTACACGAGGCTGCTCATAGAGAGCGTGCCGAACCCATATTCAAGGATCGAGGCTTAAGAGTGCTTCCAGCGTGGAATTGGTTGGTCGAAGGAGCCTTGAGCTCAGCCGGCCCGATCTCAGTCATAGTCACCGCCTACAACAGGAGACAGTACCTTCCCTACGCCCTGCGAAGCCTTGAGGCGCAGACGCTCCCAAGGGACAGGTTCGAGGTAATAGTCGTCAAGAACTTTGAGGACAAAGAGAGCGACGAGATAATTCGCAGGAACGGCTGGAAGGAGGTCTACAGCGACGAGCAGTGGCAGGGCAGGTTCCTCCTGGCGGGCCTCGAGGAGGCGAAGGGGGACATAATAACCTTCCTGGAGGACGACGACATGTACAGGGAGGTCAGGCTCGAGAAGGTCTACAGGGGGCTTGGGTCTCACGCCATGTTCTACAACCTGCAGCAGCCCATAGACGCAAATGGCAGGGAAATAGGCGTGAGGCTCAGGCCCAGGGAGCCTCCCAGGGAGCTTGAGGTCAGCGACGCCAGAGAGGTTGTCCTGTATAATCTTGACTTCAACGCCAGCTCCATGGCCGTCCAGAGGCGCGTGGCCGAGAGGGCAAGGCTTGACCTGGTGAGGAAGTCAGTAGACACCGCACTGGCTGCGGCCGCCCTTGAGGCGGGCAGCATAAGGGTTGTGCCTGAGAGGCTGACGCTTTACAGGGTTCACTCAGAGAACACATCGGCCACCAGGGGGCTCACGGCCGAGGCGCTGGCAAGGAAGTACATGGAGTACTACAGGGACTACATGGCGTTAAGGGAGGCAACCACGTCTAAGGTCTCCAGGGAGCTCCTTGACTTCAGGGCCACGTACTTTGGAAGCATACTCTGCCTTGGAAGGGGGATTGAGGGCGTGGAGGTGAAGGTGAGGCCCCTGAAGGCCGTCTGGCTCCGCCTGAGGGGCTGGCCGGTGAACAGGGGGGCCGTGCTGGGCTCCATATTGTGCCTCGTGCCTGCGGACCTCGTCAGGGCCCTGCGACTTCGGCGATTTTTATTGCCGGCAGGCGAGGAGCCCGGGGGGTCGGCAGTGAAGGCTGCAAAGGTCCTCTTTGTCGCCCCCTCACCCCGACGACGAGTGCATCAACGCCGGTGGGCTGCTCTCAATGCTAGTGTCCCTGGGCCTAGCCTGGGACAACCCATCAAGGATAGAGGAGGGCTGCAGGGTCGACCCTGGGTACCTGGACCACTATGTAGGCAGCGCGGCCTCCCTGGAGCTCAACGATGAGAAGTACGTCAAGGCGTGGATAATGCTCAGGACGCCCCGGCCGACGACAACATGGCCGTTGTTGGCGAGCTTGCTGGGCCCGAGGAGGAGCTCATAGCCTCCCTTCTGCCGGAGTTCAGCAGGGTAAAGCTTGAGCCTGTCACGTGACCTCAGACCTCAACTACGTCGCCCTCGCTTACCTTGACCTCCCTGAGGGCGCCGTCATAGTATACCAGCGTCCCGGGCGCCCTGGCCCTCACCCTGTTTCCCTCCACAGTAACGCCGGCGGGCGGC
It includes:
- a CDS encoding ATP-binding cassette domain-containing protein; protein product: MGESGSGKSTLANIMVGLVKLPLVVESGSVMIEGKVDVLRASQEELNRVRGTVIYQLRAPGRPELPEPGEEGQGHHKGHTGLPRH
- a CDS encoding ABC transporter ATP-binding protein: MKQRLILAMALMLNPRIVVMDEPTTGLDVVTQHDILRLIRRVQRQRDLTMVFISHDIATVGYITDRVYVMKEGRIVEEGPTEEVLTHPRHEYTRLLIESVPNPYSRIEA
- a CDS encoding glycosyltransferase family 2 protein; protein product: MSSAGPISVIVTAYNRRQYLPYALRSLEAQTLPRDRFEVIVVKNFEDKESDEIIRRNGWKEVYSDEQWQGRFLLAGLEEAKGDIITFLEDDDMYREVRLEKVYRGLGSHAMFYNLQQPIDANGREIGVRLRPREPPRELEVSDAREVVLYNLDFNASSMAVQRRVAERARLDLVRKSVDTALAAAALEAGSIRVVPERLTLYRVHSENTSATRGLTAEALARKYMEYYRDYMALREATTSKVSRELLDFRATYFGSILCLGRGIEGVEVKVRPLKAVWLRLRGWPVNRGAVLGSILCLVPADLVRALRLRRFLLPAGEEPGGSAVKAAKVLFVAPSPRRRVHQRRWAALNASVPGPSLGQPIKDRGGLQGRPWVPGPLCRQRGLPGAQR